Part of the Limihaloglobus sulfuriphilus genome is shown below.
AAATTCAATCGATTTGCTTATTTTAGCCTTCAAAAAGTATCGGTCAAGATAAAATGTCTCAAAATGGCGGTTATTTGTCGAAAATTGGCTTTGTAAGAGTTGTTATTATTTCATATATTATGCTGTAAGAAATGATGGTGTGCAGTTCGTCCATCGTTATTGTTTGGTTCAAATTCATAAAATTAGTAACAGTTATGAATAAACAGGTTGGTAACATGAATAAAAAAGCATTTACACTAATTGAGCTTCTTGTAGTCATTTCAATCATTGCACTTCTTATGGCGATTATGCTTCCCGCTCTTGGCAGGGCGCGGGATCTGGCCAAATCCGCCGTGTGCCGCTCTAATCTAAAGCAGATAGTTCTCGGCGCGGTTCTCTGGGCAGAGGACAACGACGGCTGGAGTGTGCCGGTAACCTGGTGCAAGGGAGATTACCTGACAAAGGATAACTGGTCATCGGGAGTTAATAATTTCCCAAATCCAGGTTCCTTAGAGAGATACATCGCCAGCTCGGACACTGACCCGGGTAAGGTTATGGCGTGTCCGGGGGCGAAGTCGGAGGCGTTTTTCGACTGGGGCGGAGACCTTTCCAGTGAGGATAGAAGCAAAAAGGTCACATACGGCTCAAACGCCTGGATGACGCTTACTACCGATTATAACGGTGACCGCAGAGGCGAAAGCCCCGGAAATTCTCCCGATCCCAGATACTACTACTTTAACAGCCCCGACAACCCCTATGCCTGGACGCACGGCGTAACCAGGCTGGCGAAAGTGAGGCAGCCGGGACAGACCGTATATTTTACGGACAATTTCTATTATGTTACACAGCCGGCTTTCTATACGGTTTTTGAGCCTAAGACGGTTTACGGCGTAGAGTCGGTTTCCAGGTGGCACCATAAGAAAAAGACCACTTATAACGGTAAG
Proteins encoded:
- a CDS encoding type II secretion system protein, with translation MNKKAFTLIELLVVISIIALLMAIMLPALGRARDLAKSAVCRSNLKQIVLGAVLWAEDNDGWSVPVTWCKGDYLTKDNWSSGVNNFPNPGSLERYIASSDTDPGKVMACPGAKSEAFFDWGGDLSSEDRSKKVTYGSNAWMTLTTDYNGDRRGESPGNSPDPRYYYFNSPDNPYAWTHGVTRLAKVRQPGQTVYFTDNFYYVTQPAFYTVFEPKTVYGVESVSRWHHKKKTTYNGKTFMMGSANMGWVDGSVSVEPEDFDREPQGGETPRWCYYFWDH